From a region of the Actinopolymorpha singaporensis genome:
- a CDS encoding tyrosine-protein phosphatase, with amino-acid sequence MTPLGGALNTRAVAGFRLVGGRRIRPGILYRSSALSYLSDEDRDHAGAPADSYGHRLSRAGGAGEGALPAASGLSLGRRAGS; translated from the coding sequence GTGACTCCGCTGGGCGGTGCGCTGAACACGCGTGCGGTCGCGGGTTTCCGCCTCGTCGGCGGCCGGCGGATCAGGCCAGGCATCCTGTACCGCAGCTCGGCGTTGTCGTACCTGTCCGACGAGGATCGCGACCACGCTGGAGCGCCTGCAGATTCGTACGGTCATCGACTTTCGCGGGCTGGCGGAGCAGGCGAAGGCGCCCTGCCGGCTGCCAGCGGGCTCAGTCTCGGTCGGCGCGCTGGGTCGTGA
- a CDS encoding glycoside hydrolase family 15 protein: MNNYPEIDDHALIGDLQTAALVATDGTIDWFCAPRFDSPSIFAALLDRDRGGSFRIAPVGTDYVTRQLYLPGTPIVVTRFLSADGVGEVIDFAPIAGETATDRHRLVRMVQVVRGQMRFRLDCEPRFNYGRDTAQIEVTPDGAVFRSPTMTMNVCASRRPNHRLVREEDVRRTEQGMQLVADLAAGDVGGVVLETSPIEPVRVVQPHELRTLFEQTRDFWRSWISQSRYRGRWREMVERSAMTLKLMTYAPTGALVAAPTAGLPEQVGGERNWDYRFTWVRDASFSVYALLGLGFTSEAQAFMKWLGDRVRNATEDSGALQIMYRIDGSPHLEEEVLDHLEGYKGSSPVRIGNAAADQLQLDIYGEALDSLYLADTHDLRMSHKAWRHTTGLVEWLCDHWDRPDDGIWETRGGRQNFVYGRLMSWVAFDRAIRLAQSRGRPANLGRWTEMRDRIYDQIMNQGFHSKREAFVQHYTTDVLDASLLSMPLVGFIAPTDPMWQSTLRAIDDELVSDSLVYRYDPVASPDGLRGSEGTFTICTFWYVDALARSGRLEDARLTFEKMLTYSNHLGLYSEEIAPTGEQIGNFPQAFSHLALITAAMNLNYQLDHGPGYVEPVLGHGLATH, translated from the coding sequence ATGAACAATTACCCAGAGATCGACGACCACGCTCTGATCGGCGATCTGCAAACTGCGGCTCTCGTGGCGACAGACGGCACGATCGACTGGTTCTGTGCGCCGCGGTTCGATTCGCCCAGTATCTTCGCCGCTCTGCTCGACCGTGATCGCGGCGGCAGTTTCCGAATCGCGCCGGTCGGAACCGACTACGTGACCCGACAGCTGTACCTGCCGGGTACGCCGATCGTGGTGACGCGGTTCCTCAGCGCGGACGGCGTGGGCGAAGTCATTGACTTCGCACCGATAGCCGGTGAGACGGCCACCGACCGCCACCGCCTGGTGCGGATGGTGCAGGTGGTTCGCGGCCAGATGCGCTTCCGGCTCGACTGCGAGCCGCGGTTCAACTACGGGCGGGACACGGCGCAGATCGAGGTAACCCCTGACGGCGCTGTCTTCCGAAGTCCCACCATGACGATGAACGTCTGCGCCTCGCGCCGGCCGAACCACCGCCTTGTTCGGGAGGAGGACGTGCGCCGCACCGAACAAGGCATGCAACTCGTCGCGGACCTGGCCGCCGGAGATGTCGGCGGCGTCGTACTGGAGACCTCACCGATCGAACCCGTACGCGTCGTCCAACCGCACGAGCTGAGGACGCTGTTCGAGCAGACCCGCGACTTCTGGCGGTCCTGGATCAGCCAGTCCCGTTACCGGGGACGCTGGCGTGAGATGGTCGAGCGCTCCGCGATGACGCTGAAGCTGATGACGTACGCGCCGACCGGTGCGCTCGTCGCCGCACCCACCGCCGGGCTGCCCGAACAGGTCGGCGGTGAACGCAACTGGGACTACCGCTTCACCTGGGTGCGCGACGCTTCGTTCTCGGTATACGCGCTACTCGGGCTCGGGTTCACCTCCGAGGCACAGGCGTTCATGAAGTGGCTGGGCGACCGGGTTCGCAACGCCACTGAGGACTCGGGCGCGCTGCAGATCATGTACCGCATCGACGGATCCCCCCACCTGGAAGAAGAGGTCCTCGACCACCTCGAGGGATACAAGGGCTCCAGCCCCGTCCGTATCGGCAACGCCGCCGCCGACCAACTGCAGCTCGACATCTACGGCGAAGCGCTGGACTCGCTGTATCTTGCCGACACCCACGACCTGCGCATGTCCCACAAGGCCTGGCGTCACACCACCGGCCTGGTCGAGTGGCTGTGCGACCACTGGGACCGGCCCGATGACGGGATCTGGGAAACCCGCGGCGGCAGGCAGAACTTCGTGTACGGCCGCCTCATGAGCTGGGTCGCGTTCGACCGCGCCATCCGACTCGCCCAAAGCCGTGGCCGTCCAGCCAACCTGGGCCGATGGACCGAGATGCGTGACCGCATCTACGACCAGATCATGAACCAAGGCTTTCACAGCAAGCGCGAGGCATTCGTCCAGCACTACACAACGGACGTGCTCGACGCGTCCCTACTGTCCATGCCACTCGTCGGTTTCATCGCGCCCACCGATCCGATGTGGCAGTCCACCCTGCGCGCCATCGACGACGAACTCGTCTCCGACAGCCTCGTCTACCGCTACGACCCTGTCGCCTCTCCAGACGGCCTCCGCGGCTCCGAGGGAACGTTCACCATCTGCACCTTCTGGTACGTGGACGCTCTCGCTCGATCCGGGCGGCTTGAAGATGCCAGACTCACTTTCGAGAAGATGCTGACCTACAGCAACCACCTCGGCCTCTACTCCGAGGAAATCGCACCCACAGGCGAACAGATCGGCAACTTCCCTCAGGCCTTCAGCCACCTTGCCCTCATCACCGCCGCGATGAACCTGAACTACCAACTTGACCACGGCCCTGGCTACGTCGAGCCCGTCCTCGGACATGGCCTGGCCACCCACTGA
- a CDS encoding GNAT family N-acetyltransferase, which translates to MHVSSPGTTFTCPVLEGRLVRLEPLGHHHAGDLARAGEEDRRPYAFTWVPTAGEVKAYIDAQLARAAAGKLAPYAVMEKASGRAVGATAYWDPRPWPDGGGLCAVEVGFTWLAASAQGRGINTEAKLLLFDHAFIEFGVARVDLKTDARNIRSRAAIESVGASFEGVLRRWSRSWAPGEEGLLRDSAMYSIVADEWPEARARLLERLARHLSPGSRSFRLGAGASPDR; encoded by the coding sequence ATGCACGTCTCCTCACCCGGTACCACATTCACCTGTCCGGTGCTGGAAGGACGTCTCGTACGTCTGGAACCGCTCGGACATCATCACGCCGGCGACCTCGCCCGGGCAGGTGAGGAGGACCGGCGTCCGTACGCATTCACCTGGGTGCCCACCGCCGGCGAGGTCAAGGCATACATCGACGCCCAGCTTGCCCGGGCGGCCGCCGGGAAGCTTGCGCCGTACGCCGTGATGGAGAAGGCCTCCGGACGCGCGGTCGGCGCCACGGCGTACTGGGATCCACGGCCATGGCCCGACGGGGGAGGACTGTGCGCGGTCGAGGTGGGGTTCACCTGGCTGGCCGCGTCGGCGCAGGGCCGCGGCATCAACACCGAGGCGAAGCTGCTGCTGTTCGACCACGCGTTCATCGAGTTCGGTGTCGCCCGGGTCGACCTGAAGACCGACGCACGCAACATCCGCTCCCGCGCGGCGATCGAGAGCGTGGGCGCAAGCTTCGAGGGCGTACTGCGCCGGTGGTCGCGGTCGTGGGCTCCTGGTGAGGAAGGGCTGCTGCGGGACTCAGCGATGTACTCCATCGTGGCCGACGAATGGCCCGAAGCGCGTGCTCGGCTGCTCGAACGTCTGGCCAGGCACCTGTCGCCGGGCAGCCGTTCCTTCCGGCTGGGGGCGGGAGCGTCACCGGACAGGTGA
- a CDS encoding ABC transporter substrate-binding protein, whose translation MNATPGPFGPELSRRRVLEIFGLGAAGAAVLAACGEHSGNGGGGGGGGGGGEAVFNGAWPYQVPPKGHFNLMAGVTDAINPGAYFDLIFLPGGMYYWDAKKWEPMLAEKWGFDEVAKTFTYTLRKGVKWSDGKDVTSQDVISTFLCRRVMRQTEWQFLSKVEAKDDQTVVFTMNNPSSVVERYIVRANILSAATYGDFGKRAEQLFSSDKDLDSPEGKKLNEDLQAWRPKNPQNEVVTSGPFTYDYNSITNAQLTLVKNNKGWAADKVKFDKITLYNGETPTITPLVLAKKVEYATHGFPVATEKQFIAKGIRILRPPVYSGPAIFFNLGKQPEFKDVRVRRAFAHAIKRDEVGKVSLSESGVAVKFMAGFSDIQVPDWLSSEDQGKLNHYEYDEKKATDLLTQAGWKKQGKSWIKPDGTPAKYELTFPSEYADWSATGANVAKQLSDFGLGVTGRGVTFTQQPIDVDKGNFQLAIQGWGSSSSPHPHFAFVADLFTHNIPVAANQGGKGMDFPLKQDTDTLGKVDLEKAVTNAGEGLDQEAQKKNVATAAVAFNELLPIVPLYERYGNNAALEDHIEGFPADDDPILKNSPYADNFVIMLMFQGKIRPKNS comes from the coding sequence ATGAACGCAACACCAGGCCCGTTCGGCCCCGAGCTCTCCCGGCGGCGGGTGCTCGAGATCTTCGGCCTCGGCGCCGCGGGGGCCGCCGTGCTGGCAGCCTGTGGCGAGCACAGCGGCAACGGCGGTGGCGGCGGAGGGGGCGGTGGCGGCGGAGAGGCCGTCTTCAACGGTGCCTGGCCCTACCAGGTGCCGCCGAAGGGCCACTTCAACCTGATGGCGGGCGTCACGGACGCGATCAACCCCGGCGCCTACTTCGACCTCATCTTCCTGCCCGGTGGCATGTACTACTGGGATGCGAAGAAGTGGGAGCCGATGCTCGCCGAGAAGTGGGGCTTCGACGAGGTGGCCAAGACCTTCACCTACACCCTGCGCAAGGGCGTCAAGTGGAGCGACGGCAAGGATGTCACCAGCCAGGACGTGATCAGTACGTTCTTGTGCCGGCGGGTGATGCGCCAGACCGAGTGGCAGTTCCTCTCCAAGGTCGAGGCGAAGGACGACCAGACGGTCGTCTTCACGATGAACAATCCCTCGAGCGTGGTCGAGCGTTACATCGTCCGCGCGAACATCCTGAGCGCCGCGACCTACGGCGACTTCGGCAAGCGGGCCGAGCAGCTGTTCTCGTCCGACAAGGACCTGGACAGCCCCGAAGGCAAGAAGCTCAACGAGGACCTCCAGGCCTGGCGGCCCAAGAACCCGCAGAACGAGGTCGTCACCAGCGGTCCGTTCACCTACGACTACAACAGCATCACCAACGCGCAGCTCACCCTGGTCAAGAACAACAAGGGCTGGGCGGCGGACAAGGTCAAGTTCGACAAGATCACCCTCTACAACGGCGAGACTCCGACCATCACACCCCTGGTCCTGGCCAAGAAGGTCGAGTACGCCACGCACGGCTTCCCGGTCGCCACCGAGAAGCAGTTCATCGCGAAGGGCATCCGGATCCTGCGGCCCCCGGTCTATTCCGGTCCGGCGATCTTCTTCAACTTGGGCAAGCAGCCCGAGTTCAAGGACGTCCGGGTCCGCCGGGCGTTCGCCCACGCGATCAAGCGGGACGAGGTGGGCAAGGTTTCCCTCTCCGAATCTGGCGTCGCGGTGAAGTTCATGGCGGGCTTCTCCGACATCCAGGTACCGGACTGGCTCAGCTCGGAGGACCAGGGCAAGCTCAACCACTACGAATACGACGAGAAGAAGGCCACCGATCTGCTCACCCAGGCCGGCTGGAAGAAGCAGGGCAAGTCGTGGATAAAGCCCGACGGGACTCCGGCCAAGTACGAACTCACCTTCCCCTCGGAGTACGCCGACTGGTCCGCCACAGGCGCCAACGTGGCCAAGCAGTTGTCGGACTTCGGGCTCGGCGTCACCGGCAGAGGGGTGACGTTCACCCAGCAGCCGATCGACGTCGACAAGGGGAACTTCCAGCTGGCGATCCAGGGCTGGGGATCCTCGAGCAGTCCGCACCCCCACTTCGCCTTCGTCGCGGACCTGTTCACCCACAACATTCCGGTCGCGGCGAACCAGGGCGGCAAGGGGATGGACTTCCCGCTCAAGCAGGACACCGACACGCTCGGGAAGGTCGACCTGGAGAAGGCCGTCACGAACGCCGGTGAAGGTCTCGACCAGGAAGCTCAGAAAAAGAACGTGGCGACTGCCGCCGTGGCGTTCAACGAGCTGTTGCCGATCGTGCCTTTGTACGAGCGCTACGGCAACAACGCGGCGCTCGAGGACCACATCGAAGGCTTCCCGGCCGACGACGACCCGATCCTCAAGAACTCGCCGTACGCGGACAACTTCGTGATCATGCTGATGTTCCAGGGGAAGATCCGCCCGAAGAACTCATGA
- a CDS encoding VOC family protein, producing MDCIDPRRVARFWSELLGREEGSSEPGWVYLGGRDDLLPRLVFQPVSEPKRGKTRIHLDIVVDDIAVGIEEVISLGGSFTGERHDYDEGVVVVMTDPEGNEFRLCQYYSSQSA from the coding sequence GTGGACTGCATTGACCCGCGCCGAGTGGCGCGGTTCTGGAGTGAACTGCTCGGCCGCGAGGAAGGTTCGTCCGAGCCTGGATGGGTCTACCTCGGAGGCCGCGATGATCTACTGCCGAGGCTGGTGTTCCAGCCGGTGTCCGAGCCCAAACGGGGCAAGACCCGGATCCACCTGGATATCGTGGTCGACGACATCGCAGTAGGCATCGAGGAGGTCATCTCTCTCGGTGGTTCTTTCACCGGCGAGCGCCACGACTATGACGAAGGTGTCGTCGTGGTCATGACTGACCCGGAGGGCAACGAGTTCCGCCTGTGCCAGTACTACTCGAGCCAGAGCGCATGA
- a CDS encoding CapA family protein — protein MGDALGRILANNHVLDFGYPGLEETLRTLAGAGLRAVGAGRNVHDARRPAIVPLDGAGRAVILSVGMASSGIPEAWAASERRPGIDFLAEPSQSAAADVAARVQVVKRAGDVAVVSVHWGSNWGYDIADDQVSFAHALVDGGVDVVHGHSSHHPRPVEVYEGKLILYGCGDFIDDYEGITGYEEFRDDLRLLFLVSLDRNSGQLVEAKMAPLQARRMRLRNASGEDSRWLCSMLERIGRRFGSRTWLDPDRQSHLETLDHKADRWIRAWLGDPSVSHPEEAHCFCDVRPHCAQLRHAFHLESHRDTAEQHEAVICPHYMADGLAIHRPHHLWTAVQPFRPQQQHDRL, from the coding sequence GTGGGGGACGCGCTCGGTCGCATCTTGGCGAACAACCACGTTCTGGACTTCGGATACCCAGGGCTGGAGGAAACTCTTCGGACGCTGGCCGGTGCGGGGCTCCGGGCGGTGGGTGCGGGCAGGAACGTGCACGATGCCCGCCGACCCGCGATCGTGCCGCTCGACGGTGCGGGGCGAGCTGTGATCTTGTCGGTCGGTATGGCGTCCAGCGGCATTCCGGAGGCCTGGGCCGCGTCGGAACGACGGCCCGGGATCGATTTTCTGGCCGAGCCGTCGCAGTCTGCCGCGGCCGATGTTGCCGCTCGGGTCCAGGTGGTGAAGCGCGCCGGCGACGTCGCGGTCGTGTCGGTTCACTGGGGATCCAACTGGGGCTACGACATAGCTGACGATCAGGTCAGCTTCGCGCATGCACTCGTCGACGGAGGTGTCGACGTGGTGCACGGGCATTCCTCGCACCATCCCCGTCCCGTCGAAGTGTATGAGGGCAAGCTGATCCTGTACGGCTGCGGAGACTTCATCGACGACTACGAAGGCATTACCGGTTACGAGGAGTTCCGCGATGACCTGCGACTGCTGTTCCTCGTTTCCTTGGACCGAAATTCCGGGCAGCTGGTCGAGGCGAAGATGGCGCCGCTGCAGGCCCGGCGGATGCGCCTCCGGAACGCTTCGGGTGAAGACTCCCGGTGGCTGTGCTCCATGCTGGAGAGGATCGGTCGCCGCTTTGGTTCACGAACTTGGCTAGACCCCGACCGCCAAAGCCACCTCGAAACGCTCGATCACAAGGCCGATCGGTGGATTCGGGCTTGGCTTGGTGACCCTTCAGTGTCACATCCCGAGGAAGCTCACTGTTTCTGCGATGTCCGCCCGCATTGTGCGCAGCTGCGGCACGCCTTCCATCTCGAATCCCACCGAGACACCGCAGAACAGCACGAGGCCGTCATCTGCCCCCACTATATGGCTGACGGTCTTGCGATACATCGTCCACATCACCTGTGGACAGCTGTGCAACCCTTCCGCCCTCAGCAGCAACATGATCGTCTGTAG
- a CDS encoding DUF1269 domain-containing protein, whose product MRSAVNDGLIAVDDVVEMSRGEDGKLRVQQGSSGTAAIATGGAVVGGLIGLLFMAPLFGMAVGAVTTGGMWSTMCGDAHVSKKFVRNSVRT is encoded by the coding sequence TTGCGTAGCGCTGTCAACGACGGGTTGATCGCAGTGGACGACGTCGTGGAGATGAGCAGGGGCGAGGACGGGAAGCTTCGGGTGCAACAGGGCAGCAGCGGCACCGCCGCGATCGCCACCGGAGGAGCGGTGGTGGGCGGTTTGATCGGGCTGCTGTTCATGGCGCCGTTGTTCGGCATGGCTGTCGGTGCCGTCACCACGGGCGGGATGTGGAGCACCATGTGCGGAGATGCCCACGTATCCAAGAAGTTCGTCAGGAACTCAGTGAGAACCTGA
- a CDS encoding phosphatase PAP2 family protein: MAEIVHPAGKLSALPASATFPSGHAASAFAFAHTVDRTMPGLALSLDLLAGAVAYSRVHTGVHYPGDVVVGSILGAEMAAMVTGALERERTRHSRR, from the coding sequence ATGGCGGAGATCGTCCACCCGGCCGGCAAACTGAGCGCCTTGCCTGCATCCGCAACGTTTCCGTCCGGCCATGCGGCCTCAGCGTTCGCGTTCGCGCACACCGTCGACCGCACCATGCCCGGGCTGGCCCTGTCACTGGACCTCCTTGCCGGTGCGGTGGCCTACTCGCGGGTTCATACTGGCGTGCACTATCCCGGCGATGTGGTGGTGGGTTCCATCCTTGGAGCGGAGATGGCTGCGATGGTCACGGGCGCACTCGAGCGCGAACGAACTCGTCACAGCCGTCGGTAG
- a CDS encoding MFS transporter, which produces MGEYAGQGRPPRALRRALAPLALAQFICSFAGSNMNVMINDISRDLDTTVRGVQVAITLFLLVMAALMIPGGKLTDRYGRKRCFTVGLSVYGVGALLSAVSPGLGVLILGNSILEGVGTALLIPPVYILATILFADITSRARAFGVISALGGVGAAAGPLIGGVITSAISWRAAFVFQAVVVLVIIWLSRHIDDPIAPEPTRPFDTRGAILSSVGLVLIVMGILAADDNGWLMLGLLVAGVVVLALFFRSVRAKERAGEEPLLSTSLFRSRTSNLGLVTQNTQWLLLMGTSFVVAAYLQVVRGYDAIQTGVIFTAATGGLLLSSLAAERLAKRHAQRTLVVTGFVVAIVGIVVLLTMVIGSPGAWEFAPGLLLIGLGLGVMLTPSVNIVQSSFGEDRQGEISGLSRSVSNLGSSMGTAIAGTILVAGITATPARAYGLAMVVLAGIAAVGLIASAHLPKSLPPPERVAGERS; this is translated from the coding sequence ATGGGGGAGTATGCAGGGCAGGGCCGCCCGCCGCGAGCCTTGCGCCGGGCGCTGGCTCCTCTTGCCCTTGCGCAGTTCATCTGCAGCTTTGCAGGCTCCAACATGAACGTGATGATCAACGACATCAGTCGGGACCTCGACACGACAGTCCGGGGGGTACAGGTCGCGATCACATTGTTCCTGCTGGTCATGGCCGCACTGATGATCCCCGGTGGAAAATTGACCGACCGTTATGGGCGAAAACGCTGCTTCACGGTCGGTCTGAGTGTGTACGGAGTCGGGGCCCTGCTCAGTGCAGTCTCTCCCGGCCTGGGTGTCCTCATTCTCGGAAACTCCATTCTTGAAGGCGTGGGGACTGCGCTGTTGATCCCGCCTGTCTACATCCTTGCCACAATTCTGTTCGCCGACATCACCTCGCGCGCCCGTGCGTTCGGCGTCATCAGTGCGCTCGGAGGAGTGGGCGCAGCCGCGGGACCGCTGATCGGAGGTGTCATCACCTCCGCAATCAGTTGGCGGGCGGCCTTCGTGTTCCAAGCAGTGGTGGTCCTCGTGATCATTTGGTTGAGCCGTCACATCGATGATCCGATCGCCCCGGAGCCCACCCGGCCGTTCGACACTCGGGGTGCGATCCTGTCGTCCGTTGGACTGGTCCTGATTGTCATGGGCATCCTGGCCGCCGACGACAACGGCTGGCTGATGCTCGGGCTGCTCGTCGCCGGCGTCGTGGTCCTCGCGTTGTTCTTCCGCTCAGTACGGGCCAAGGAGCGTGCAGGCGAGGAACCACTTTTGTCGACGAGCCTGTTCCGTAGCCGCACTTCCAACCTCGGCCTCGTGACGCAGAACACCCAGTGGCTGCTGCTCATGGGGACCTCGTTCGTCGTCGCTGCGTACCTTCAGGTCGTCCGTGGGTACGACGCGATCCAGACCGGGGTGATCTTCACTGCCGCGACCGGCGGCCTCCTCCTGTCCTCACTCGCCGCGGAACGACTCGCCAAGCGGCACGCACAGCGCACCTTGGTCGTCACCGGGTTCGTTGTCGCGATCGTCGGCATCGTTGTCCTGCTCACAATGGTGATCGGCTCTCCCGGCGCGTGGGAATTCGCGCCCGGGCTCCTGCTGATCGGACTCGGACTGGGCGTCATGCTCACTCCCTCGGTCAACATCGTTCAGTCCAGCTTCGGAGAGGATCGACAGGGGGAGATCTCGGGCCTGTCCCGCAGCGTGTCCAACCTCGGCTCCTCCATGGGCACGGCCATAGCGGGAACGATCCTCGTCGCCGGGATCACCGCAACTCCTGCGCGCGCGTACGGGCTCGCCATGGTCGTCCTTGCGGGTATCGCCGCAGTTGGCCTCATCGCGTCGGCCCACCTTCCGAAGTCGCTCCCTCCGCCTGAGCGGGTCGCCGGCGAGCGGTCCTGA